The genome window ATAAAACCATTCTATTCTCTGCACCTCTTAAGTTTTCAATAGAGAAACCTTCTGTTCATGCAGTTATGGAAATCTCTAAACAACTTGCAGATCAGCTAGTTAATCTTATATCAAAAATAGGCTAGAAAGATTTAGAGCAGCATAATATATAATACGTCTTAGTAATTAATATCATGTTGGACTTTAATGTTTTTATAATATTTATATTTTTAATGCGAATATATGAATAAAATGAAAATCTTATCTAGATATGTGAATTGTTGCCTCCTACTAATTCACTATATAGCTCGTCAATTTTCCTCACTAGTGTATTGTTACTAACTCCTCTCGCGAAAGCCATTATTGTTGATCCTCCAGCTCCTACTCCCTCCTTTACATAACCTTTTTCATACGCTCTTATTCCTTCATAGGCAGAAATTGAAAGATCTAATATGCTTACCAATACTTTAACTCCTACTTGTTTTGCTAAACCTAACATGTCTGCAGATTTATCTTCAACTATCCACTTTGTAGTGCCAATTGTTATATCCTTCACCTTATTCTTATTGAATTCTTTAACTATAGCAGCCGCAGCTGTCATTTGAGTTCCTCCAGCTAGTAAAATCTTTCCTCTAAATCCTAAAGATATTCCTGCTACGCCAAATAGGACAGGGTCTGATACTTTAGCTAATCTTTGTAATGGATCTGTTGGCAAATTCCTCAAAGCTTCTTCAACAACTTTTCTCTTTAATTCCTTCGGATTATCAGGAGATGCAGAACTTACTTTATCCATTGCGTCATAGCCTAATGCTAAAAGGCTAGCCATAGCCGTAGTCGTTCCGGCCGGTATTGATTCTCCTATCATAATAAGTTCATATTCATTAGATAGTTCTTCGCCTAATTTGATACCATTCTCGACTATAGTATTTACTTTCTCTATGGAGAGTGCTTGTTTCCTAATATCCTTTCCGGGCTCACCTTGAAGATCTATATATGGAATCTTAGGTAGTATTCTACTACCTGCATTTACTACAATTTTTAAAGGGTTTATGAAGGATAGTGATGCTCTTGTCAACAAAGCAGGAGTTGGTATTCCAGTAGGACTAACTGGAATAGAATTTATACTTTTACATTTACCCAGAAGTACGTATTCGGCATCAGCTGCAGGGGTAAAGTGAGTTAATTCTGGTGTTGCTCCAGCTATGGTTAATCCTGGGATTAAACTGACGTCAGTAGTTCCTATTACCAATATATAAGCGAAGTCTTTGTTTAAGATAGAGGTTTCCGCTCCATAATATTCCTTAATCATTTTCGGTGCATATAAATAATTTTCACGTATATAAAAATTTGTGAGCTTTTGGGAGTATTATAGAATGATTGAAAAGGGAACATTAGTAAGTCTCGAGGAGTTCAAAAGAGACCAAAAGTTAAAGGAAAGTGTTAAGAATGGAATAAAAGGTTTAGTAGAGTTACTTTTTCAAAAGGCAGGTATGATAATCAAATTTACTTCTAATGATGATTTGATATTTCAATTAATGAAGTTAGGATTAATTTCAGCCACTTTGGCTCAAGAGCTTCTCGATATTCTTAAAATTGTTAATAATCTAGATAATATTGATGACGAAATTTTACACAGTATGCTTGTAAGAATTATGGAAGACGTCGAAGAGGCCATAAATAGTATAGATAAATATATGGCTAAAAATTCTAGTTAATTTTCCTCTCAATTTCTAAAATTTTCTCGATAGTCTTTTGCACTTCTTCCTCAGTATTATAGAAATGGGTAGATATTCTTATGCCTTCTCCTCTTGGAGATACTATTATGTTTTCCTTTAATAGTTCTTTAGCAACTTCTTTAGGTCTTTTAACCTTTACTATCACAATTCCAGCTCTCTTTTCCTCTGGAGTGATTACCTCCATGTTATGGTCCTTCGCTAGTCTTATTGCAAATTGGGAAAGATACGTTACTGAACTCTCAATTAATTCCATATTTTCACTTATTATTTCGCAAGACTTGGCAAGCGATAAGTTTGCAGCTATATCTACTGTACCTATTTCAAACCTTCTGGGACCTTTTTCTAATGTAAACTTATTGGGATTGAAATCCAAGTAATCAGCACTGGTTTTCCATCCATAGAACGGTGGATCTTCTATTAATCCTCTTTTAACGTAAATAAATCCGGATCCTTGTGGGCTCATTAACCACTTATATCCTCCTGCTATAGCGAAATCCACGTCAAGTTCCTTTACATTTATTCTGGTTGCACCAGCACTTTGTATGATATCTAATAGAACTAACGCGTCATTCTCCCTTGCTGCTTTTACTATTTTTTTAACGTCTACTTTTAAGCCAGTATTAAAACTAACATGACTTATTGCAATAAGTTTAGTATTTTTATTAATATTTGATATTATATCTTCCTCAAAGGTGTAAGGATTAGTTTCTATTATATTTACCTTTACTCCCTTCTTTACTAACTTGAAAAATGGATATACTACAGTTGGAAACTCGAGATTATCTGTTATTATATTATCATCTCTCTTCCATTCTAGCCCATGTGCAACTAAGTTTACTCCATAACTAGTATTTGGAATCAATGAAATCTCATCTGGGTATGCTCCTATTAAATTGGCTATTCTAGTCCTTATGTGATACAGTTCGTCTTCTTCCTCTTCATTAACAGCTATACTTCCCCTATTTGCAACTTCATATAAGTATCTGTAAGCCTCAAATAATGATGGTAAAGGTGTAGGGGAAATTGCTGCATGATTTAAATATACATATTTTCTCGTAACAAGCACATTTTCCCTAAATTCCTTCGGATCTCTTAATCTCACTTTTGATCTCCTTTAATATTTCTGGGTCCTCCAATATAGTTTCATCTATTTCTTTATCCAATAATAAATCCCTCAAAACTCTTCTGACTATTTTACCGCTTCGAGACTTAGGTAGCCTTTCCACCTTGTATATTTTGTCAATAATATATATTGGCCCTAACATTTCCCTAACTTTAGTTACTATTGTTTTTTCGTCTATATTTCCCACATAAAAAACTACTAATTTTTCGCCCTTTATCTCATCTGGTATTCCTACAGCAGCTGATTCAACTACTCCTTCCAAGGAATTTATTACACTTTCTACTTCTCCACTAGTTATTCTGTGCCCAGCTATCTTTATCATATCGTCATCTCTACCAACTATTTTCACATAACCTTTCTCATCAATTATCGCTAGATCCCCAGTATCATGAGCTTTAAATTTCTCAAAATAGCTTAAAAATTTGGCTTCGTCTTTCCAAATACCTATAAATTGAGTAGGGAATGGGGCTTTTGCTATTAGGTGGCCAACATGCCCTCTTAAACTTTTACCATATTCATCCACTGTATCCATAACTGCACCAGGGAATGGCAATCCCGCATAGCCTATTTTTGGTTCCACACTATCTAATGCATATGGATAGCCTATTACATAACCCAACTCAG of Sulfolobus sp. E5-1-F contains these proteins:
- the cobT gene encoding nicotinate mononucleotide-dependent phosphoribosyltransferase CobT encodes the protein MIKEYYGAETSILNKDFAYILVIGTTDVSLIPGLTIAGATPELTHFTPAADAEYVLLGKCKSINSIPVSPTGIPTPALLTRASLSFINPLKIVVNAGSRILPKIPYIDLQGEPGKDIRKQALSIEKVNTIVENGIKLGEELSNEYELIMIGESIPAGTTTAMASLLALGYDAMDKVSSASPDNPKELKRKVVEEALRNLPTDPLQRLAKVSDPVLFGVAGISLGFRGKILLAGGTQMTAAAAIVKEFNKNKVKDITIGTTKWIVEDKSADMLGLAKQVGVKVLVSILDLSISAYEGIRAYEKGYVKEGVGAGGSTIMAFARGVSNNTLVRKIDELYSELVGGNNSHI
- a CDS encoding aminotransferase class V-fold PLP-dependent enzyme — encoded protein: MRLRDPKEFRENVLVTRKYVYLNHAAISPTPLPSLFEAYRYLYEVANRGSIAVNEEEEDELYHIRTRIANLIGAYPDEISLIPNTSYGVNLVAHGLEWKRDDNIITDNLEFPTVVYPFFKLVKKGVKVNIIETNPYTFEEDIISNINKNTKLIAISHVSFNTGLKVDVKKIVKAARENDALVLLDIIQSAGATRINVKELDVDFAIAGGYKWLMSPQGSGFIYVKRGLIEDPPFYGWKTSADYLDFNPNKFTLEKGPRRFEIGTVDIAANLSLAKSCEIISENMELIESSVTYLSQFAIRLAKDHNMEVITPEEKRAGIVIVKVKRPKEVAKELLKENIIVSPRGEGIRISTHFYNTEEEVQKTIEKILEIERKIN